A single Cannabis sativa cultivar Pink pepper isolate KNU-18-1 chromosome 7, ASM2916894v1, whole genome shotgun sequence DNA region contains:
- the LOC115697130 gene encoding formin-like protein 3, producing the protein MVLRRRAFQYHVIVCVILLCAFVIRGSQNNRKTFQTNEDGHDTPEIHQKMAEQIWIHCRKLIDKDWDFTTPHEITRSTIHKPKISLPPNTKEEIFDCLRKKFFLFNASDREAIPSWFLKCVELFFGWSNPPRRYLTATAVQTIVRSHSPKRTIISQSQSIQHDEPSPSPSPPQVEAPDPFFRQDVIDLTPSNSPLEPSPPKAPADLPSLDFIDSPPPLPPSPPHKHYASISQSEKNNENSLKRIIYFGTAAGIILLVFSMLLCCCFKKSVRDGHKRDEKPLLTLTSSDFSADSSQKSISIGNASNKDLKTSSGKFSISLSMKSENFDSPLGEATSTEASLSSLKNSSEKPTPPPSGPPPPPPAATRPPPPPKARPPPAPPKAIPSKGHPHRKTHSDDSDAEARAQKAKLKPFFWDKTVLTNPDQSMVWNEISAGSFQFNEEMIETLFGYNNEKNKNEGKKDSTNSETPVQYIQIIETKKAQNLAILLRALNVTTEEVLDALQEGNELPVDLLQTLLKVQPTSEEELKLRLYSGDVLLLGPAERFLKILVDIPFAFKRLESLLFMCSFQEEVSSVKESLTNLEVACNKLRSSRLFLKLLEAVLKTGNRMNDGTYRGGAQAFRLDTLLKLADVKGTDGKTTLLHFVVKEIIRSEGVRAARTANTSRSMSSVRTEDFAEEINEGASAEHYRSLGLEVVSGLSNELEDVRKAAVVDVDSLTSSILKMGQSLQKTRTFVNSELNNMNDDCEFYRTLASFIEQAEADSTKLLEEEKRIMALVKSTTDYFHGNAGKDEGLHLFVIVRDFLIMLDKVCREVKTSSAKPTRNSNSRKDITTKPTSPETSHSLSDVRRRLFPAIAGRRMEDSSSDEDT; encoded by the exons ATGGTACTGAGAAGAAGAGCCtttcaatatcatgtgattgTTTGTGTAATTTTGCTTTGTGCATTTGTCATTAGGGGCTCACAAAATAACAGGAAAACGTTTCAAACAAATGAAGATGGTCATGATACACCGGAAATTCACCAAAAAATG GCAGAACAGATATGGATTCATTGCAGAAAATTGATTGATAAAGATTGGGATTTCACCACCCCACATGAAATTACAAGAAGTACTATTCACAAACCAAAAATTTCACTTCCTCCAAACACAAAAGAAGAAATTTTTGAttgcttaagaaagaaattttttctatttaatgcTTCAGATAGAGAAGCCATCCCAAGTTGGTTCTTGAAGTGTGTTGAGTTGTTCTTTGGTTGGTCAAATCCTCCTAGAAGATATTTGACAGCTACAGCTGTTCAAACAATAGTAAGATCTCATTCACCAAAGAGAACAATAATATCACAAAGCcaatcaatacaacatgatgaGCCATCACCTTCACCTTCACCACCCCAAGTTGAAGCACCAGACCCTTTTTTTAGACAAGATGTTATTGATTTAACACCATCAAATTCTCCCCTTGAGCCCTCTCCACCTAAGGCTCCTGCAGACTTGCCTTCACTAGATTTTATTGATTCACCTCCTCCTCTTCCACCATCACCACCTCATAAACATTATGCTTCTATTTCTCAATCAGAGAAAAATAATGAGAATTCATTGAAGAGAATCATATATTTTGGAACTGCAGCTGGGATAATACTTTTAGTCTTTTCTATGCTTCTATGTTGTTGTTTCAAGAAGAGTGTTAGAGATGGACATAAAAGGGATGAGAAACCTCTTCTCACCTTGACCTCAAGTGATTTTTCTGCTg ATTCATCACAGAAATCAATTAGTATAGGAAATGCCAGCAACAAAGACTTAAAGACTAGTAGTGGAAAGTTTTCTATCAGTTTGTCAATGAAATCTGAAAATTTTGATTCCCCACTTGGTGAAGCAACATCAACAGAAGCTTCATTATCTTCACTTAAAAATTCTTCAGAGAAACCAACTCCTCCACCTTCTGGGCCACCGCCGCCCCCACCAGCTGCCACGCGCCCTCCTCCACCGCCCAAGGCTCGCCCTCCACCTGCTCCACCGAAAGCCATTCCTAGTAAAGGTCACCCTCATCGCAAAACACACAGTGATGATAGTGATGCTGAAGCTAGAGCTCAAAAGGCCAAGTTAAAGCCTTTCTTTTGGGATAAGACTGTTCTCACAAATCCTGATCAATCAATGGTTTGGAATGAGATCAGTGCAGGATCATTCCA GTTTAATGAGGAGATGATAGAGACTCTATTTGGTTATAAcaatgagaaaaacaaaaatgaaggGAAAAAAGACTCAACAAATTCAGAAACTCCTGTTCAGTATATTCAGATCATTGAAACTAAGAAAGCACAAAATCTAGCCATTCTATTACGAGCACTGAATGTAACAACAGAAGAAGTTTTAGATGCTCTTCAAGAAGGTAATGAGCTTCCTGTAGATCTTCTCCAAACTCTCTTGAAGGTCCAACCAACATCAGAAGAGGAGTTGAAGCTTAGGTTGTATAGTGGTGATGTTTTATTACTCGGCCCGGCTGAGCGGTTCCTCAAGATCTTGGTTGACATTCCATTTGCTTTTAAAAGATTAGAGTCATTGCTCTTCATGTGCTCCTTCCAAGAAGAGGTCTCTAGTGTCAAAGAATCCTTAACAAATTTAGAG GTTGCTTGCAACAAACTCAGGAGTAGCAGGCTATTCTTAAAGCTTCTAGAAGCAGTTCTCAAAACCGGGAATCGAATGAATGATGGTACCTATCGCGGTGGAGCACAAGCATTTAGGCTTGACACACTCTTGAAATTGGCTGATGTTAAAGGAACTGATGGAAAGACAACACTTTTGCATTTTGTTGTGAAGGAGATCATCCGTTCCGAGGGTGTAAGAGCTGCAAGAACAGCCAACACAAGCAGAAGCATGTCTAGTGTGAGAACAGAGGATTTTGCAGAGGAGATCAACGAGGGAGCATCCGCAGAGCACTATCGAAGCCTTGGTCTAGAAGTGGTTTCGGGTTTAAGCAATGAGCTTGAAGATGTTAGAAAAGCAGCAGTGGTAGATGTTGATTCTCTTACATCTTCTATATTAAAAATGGGGCAATCATTGCAAAAGACAAGAACATTTGTAAATTCTGAGCTGAATAATATGAATGATGATTGCGAATTCTATCGAACTCTAGCTAGTTTCATTGAACAAGCGGAAGCTGATTCAACAAAACTGCTAGAGGAAGAGAAGAGGATAATGGCTCTTGTGAAGAGCACAACAGATTACTTCCATGGGAATGCAGGTAAAGATGAAGGCCTACATTTGTTTGTGATTGTTAGAGACTTCTTGATCATGTTGGATAAAGTATGTAGAGAGGTTAAAACTTCTTCAGCTAAGCCTACAAGGAATTCTAACTCAAGGAAAGACATAACAACAAAGCCTACATCTCCAGAAACTAGCCATTCACTCTCAGATGTTCGTCGACGACTATTTCCAGCCATTGCTGGACGGCGAATGGAAGATTCTAGCTCAGATGAAGATACTTAA
- the LOC115697084 gene encoding uncharacterized protein LOC115697084, giving the protein MESGKPNLLKNFLVRLLLFGVLVIGVRFAYVVTVTGESCNVGDFCFFSLPENLNFVMSGTGVGSSAIFSSDAGSVPSTTAAATGSVLRRDLYTSKDWIKAANFYSSVFQDLISHGYLSPESKSLCVETPKGQDVFALKEIGVSDSVGIFKKASKPLVINGEAHRIPFGDNTFDFVFSGGGRLEKSPRPLDFASEIVRTLKPEGYAVVHIGAKDTYSFNSFLALFNCCNLLTIRDIDGYDSSMPFIREMILKKECVFLSHGIKKNSHDDENGDKCLVPGYKQDLVRKAEPLIMEEPLKPWLTLKRNIQNVKYLPSMADISFKSRYVYVDVGARSYGSSIGSWFRKQYPKQNKTFEVYAIEADKTFHEEYKKKKAVTLLPYAAWVKNETLSFEINRDAGDKVTDKGRGMGRIQPVKGKIQQVNTMGRYDGEVDKIQGFDFANWLKNTVTEKDFVVMKMDVEGTEFDLIPRLFETGAICLIDEIFLECHYNRWQRCCPGQRSEKYEKTYGQCLELFTELRRSGVLVHQWW; this is encoded by the coding sequence ATGGAGAGTGGAAAACCTAATTTGTTGAAGAACTTTCTGGTGAGATTGCTTTTGTTTGGGGTTTTAGTAATCGGTGTTCGTTTTGCTTACGTCGTTACCGTTACCGGCGAGTCTTGTAACGTCGGAGACTTCTGTTTCTTCTCTTTGCCGGAGAATTTGAACTTTGTTATGTCCGGCACCGGCGTTGGTTCTTCTGCTATATTCTCGAGCGACGCCGGTTCTGTTCCGTCGACTACTGCGGCGGCGACGGGATCCGTTCTCCGACGTGACTTGTATACGAGTAAGGATTGGATTAAGGCTGCGAATTTCTACTCTTCTGTTTTTCAAGATCTGATTTCTCACGGTTACCTTTCGCCGGAATCGAAGTCTCTTTGCGTTGAAACCCCGAAGGGGCAAGACGTGTTTGCTTTGAAGGAGATCGGCGTATCGGATTCCGTAGGGATTTTTAAGAAAGCATCGAAGCCGTTGGTTATAAATGGAGAAGCGCATCGGATTCCGTTCGGTGATAACACATTTGATTTCGTCTTCTCAGGCGGCGGTCGGCTGGAGAAATCTCCACGGCCGTTGGATTTTGCTTCAGAGATCGTACGGACACTGAAACCCGAAGGGTATGCTGTTGTTCATATTGGGGCAAAAGATACGTATAGTTTCAATTCATTTCTTGCTTTATTCAATTGCTGCAATTTATTAACTATACGTGATATAGATGGTTATGATTCTTCCATGCCTTTTATACGTGAAATGATTTTGAAAAAAGAATGTGTTTTTCTTAGCCATGGGATTAAGAAAAACTCCCATGATGATGAGAATGGTGATAAGTGTTTAGTTCCTGGGTACAAACAAGATTTGGTTAGGAAAGCTGAGCCATTGATTATGGAAGAACCCTTAAAGCCATGGCTTACTTTGAAGAGGAACATACAGAATGTTAAGTATCTGCCATCAATGGCTGATATAAGCTTTAAGAGTAGATATGTTTATGTTGATGTTGGAGCAAGGAGCTATGGTTCTAGTATTGGTAGTTGGTTTAGAAAACAGTATCCTAAACAGAACAAGACTTTTGAAGTTTATGCTATTGAAGCTGATAAAACATTTCATGAAGAGTATAAGAAGAAAAAGGCTGTAACTTTGTTGCCTTATGCAGCTTGGGTTAAGAATGAAACATTGTCATTCGAAATCAATCGAGACGCGGGTGATAAAGTCACTGATAAAGGCAGAGGAATGGGTAGGATTCAGCCTGTGAAGGGTAAAATTCAGCAGGTGAATACCATGGGTAGATATGATGGAGAAGTGGATAAGATTCAGGGGTTTGATTTTGCTAACTGGTTGAAGAACACTGTTACTGAGAAAGATTTCGTTGTGATGAAAATGGATGTTGAAGGGACTGAATTCGATCTTATCCCGAGGTTATTTGAAACTGGGGCAATTTGTTTGATTGATGAGATTTTCTTGGAATGCCATTACAATAGATGGCAGAGGTGTTGTCCTGGTCAGAGGAgtgaaaaatatgagaaaacatATGGTCAATGCTTGGAGCTTTTTACAGAGCTAAGACGAAGTGGGGTTCTTGTTCATCAATGGTGGTGA